Proteins encoded together in one Paracoccus sp. SMMA_5_TC window:
- the dapF gene encoding diaminopimelate epimerase: protein MEHQQNLGQSQGLRFMKMHGLGNDFVVIDSRQSGALPDAATVAAMADRHRGVGFDQLAVILPGQNADARLVFYNADGSQSAACGNATRCVARYLMDETGAPDLRLATEHAVLQAQDAGGGQTRVNMGAPVLDWAAIPLAQELDTLHLPIAGDPVATGMGNPHMTFFVEDAAAVDLERFGPQHEHHPLYPQRANVELVQVLSPQEILLRIWERGTGITLASGSCSCAAVVAAARRGLTGRQVRVNVPGGVLDIDWRADGVWMTGPTAHVFDGVWRG from the coding sequence ATGGAACATCAGCAAAACCTTGGCCAGAGCCAGGGCCTGCGCTTCATGAAGATGCACGGGCTGGGCAATGATTTCGTCGTCATCGACAGCCGCCAAAGCGGCGCGCTGCCCGATGCGGCCACGGTGGCGGCCATGGCCGACCGCCATCGCGGCGTGGGCTTCGACCAGCTGGCGGTGATTCTGCCCGGCCAGAACGCCGATGCGCGGCTGGTTTTCTATAACGCCGACGGCTCGCAGTCGGCGGCCTGCGGCAATGCCACGCGCTGTGTGGCGCGCTATCTGATGGACGAAACCGGCGCGCCCGATCTGCGGCTGGCGACCGAACATGCGGTGCTGCAGGCCCAGGATGCGGGTGGCGGGCAGACGCGGGTGAACATGGGGGCGCCGGTTCTGGACTGGGCGGCGATTCCCCTGGCGCAGGAACTTGACACCCTGCACCTGCCGATCGCGGGCGATCCGGTGGCCACCGGCATGGGCAATCCGCACATGACCTTTTTCGTCGAGGATGCGGCGGCGGTGGATCTGGAACGCTTCGGGCCGCAGCACGAGCACCACCCGCTTTATCCGCAACGCGCGAATGTCGAACTGGTGCAGGTGCTGTCGCCGCAGGAAATCCTGCTGCGCATCTGGGAACGCGGCACCGGGATCACCCTGGCCTCGGGGTCGTGTTCCTGCGCGGCGGTTGTGGCGGCGGCGCGGCGCGGCCTGACCGGGCGGCAGGTGCGCGTCAATGTGCCCGGCGGGGTTCTGGACATCGACTGGCGGGCCGACGGGGTGTGGATGACCGGGCCCACGGCGCATGTATTCGATGGGGTATGGCGGGGATGA
- a CDS encoding LLM class flavin-dependent oxidoreductase — protein MDFSILDLAVVGEGHDARDAIANSVALARAAEGWGYRRFWLAEHHNMPGIASAATAVLIGHVAEHTRSIRVGAGGVMLPNHAPLAIAEQFGTLATIHGPRIDLGLGRAPGGDGAVMHALRRSMAGNDDFPNDVVELLRYLGPPVPGARVAAHPGQNTNVPVWILGSSLYGASLAAALGLPYAFASHFAPGDLDQAVALYRSRFQATEFGARPRFMLAVNVIAADTDRAAQRLRSSQMISFARLRLGMPGLLPAPVDDVAAAIPAHVLPLVEQALSVSAVGAPDTVAERLRELIDRYRPDELILVGNIHDQAARHRSFAMAAEILRDLAPRVPA, from the coding sequence ATGGATTTTTCGATACTTGACCTTGCCGTCGTGGGCGAGGGCCATGACGCGCGCGATGCCATCGCCAATTCCGTGGCCCTGGCCCGCGCCGCCGAGGGCTGGGGCTATCGCCGTTTCTGGCTGGCCGAACATCACAACATGCCGGGCATCGCCAGCGCCGCGACCGCCGTGCTGATCGGACATGTCGCCGAACATACCCGCAGCATCCGCGTCGGGGCCGGCGGCGTAATGCTGCCCAATCACGCCCCGCTGGCGATCGCCGAACAGTTCGGGACCCTGGCCACCATCCATGGCCCGCGCATCGATCTGGGGCTTGGGCGGGCGCCGGGCGGCGATGGCGCCGTCATGCACGCCCTGCGCCGCAGCATGGCGGGAAACGACGATTTCCCCAACGACGTGGTCGAACTGTTGCGCTATCTGGGGCCGCCGGTGCCCGGCGCTCGCGTCGCCGCCCACCCCGGCCAGAACACCAATGTGCCGGTCTGGATCCTGGGATCGTCGCTTTACGGGGCCAGCCTGGCGGCGGCGCTGGGCCTGCCCTATGCCTTTGCCAGCCACTTCGCCCCCGGCGATCTGGATCAGGCGGTGGCGCTGTATCGGTCCCGGTTTCAGGCTACCGAATTTGGCGCGCGACCGCGCTTCATGCTGGCGGTGAACGTCATCGCCGCCGACACCGACCGCGCGGCGCAGCGGCTGCGCAGCAGCCAGATGATCAGCTTTGCCCGCTTGCGGCTGGGCATGCCGGGGCTGCTGCCAGCGCCGGTCGACGATGTGGCCGCAGCCATCCCCGCCCATGTCCTGCCGCTGGTCGAACAGGCGCTGTCGGTCAGCGCCGTCGGCGCCCCCGACACCGTCGCCGAGCGCCTGCGCGAATTGATCGACCGTTATCGCCCCGACGAGCTGATCCTGGTCGGCAATATTCACGACCAGGCGGCGCGGCATCGATCCTTTGCCATGGCGGCCGAGATCCTGCGCGACCTTGCGCCGCGGGTGCCGGCATGA
- the mtaB gene encoding tRNA (N(6)-L-threonylcarbamoyladenosine(37)-C(2))-methylthiotransferase MtaB: MTEPRPPILATLGCRLNAYESEAMREMAEQAGLQGAVIVNTCAVTAEAVRKARQEIRRLARENPGAPVIVTGCAAQTEPETFAAMPEVTRVIGNHEKMQPATWAAMQGPDLIGSTERVQVDDIMSVRETAGHLIDGFGRHRAYVQVQNGCDHRCTFCIIPYGRGNSRSVPAGVVVEQIKRLVGRGFHEVVLTGVDLTSWGADLPGQPRLGDLVMRILRLVPDLPRLRISSIDSIEADDNLMLAIASEPRLMPHLHLSLQAGDDMILKRMKRRHLRDDAIRFCEDARKLRPGIVFGADIIAGFPTETDAMFDNSLKLVEDCGLTFLHVFPFSARKGTPAARMPRVPGPTIKARAARLRAAGDAALLRHLQAQHGQSRMVLTEGPRLGRTEHFTEVAFDRDMPEGTLLEVTIAGHDGQRLIA; encoded by the coding sequence ATGACAGAGCCCAGACCGCCCATCCTTGCCACCCTGGGTTGCCGGCTGAACGCCTATGAATCCGAGGCCATGCGCGAAATGGCCGAACAGGCCGGCCTGCAGGGCGCGGTGATCGTCAACACCTGCGCCGTCACCGCCGAAGCCGTGCGCAAGGCGCGGCAGGAAATCCGCCGGCTGGCGCGCGAAAACCCCGGCGCCCCGGTCATCGTCACCGGCTGCGCCGCCCAGACCGAGCCCGAAACCTTTGCCGCCATGCCGGAAGTCACCCGCGTCATCGGCAATCACGAAAAGATGCAGCCCGCCACCTGGGCGGCGATGCAGGGCCCGGACCTGATCGGCAGCACCGAAAGGGTGCAGGTCGATGACATCATGTCGGTGCGCGAGACCGCCGGCCACCTGATCGACGGCTTCGGTCGGCATCGTGCCTATGTGCAGGTGCAGAACGGCTGCGATCACCGCTGCACCTTCTGCATCATCCCCTATGGCCGTGGCAATTCGCGGTCGGTGCCGGCGGGCGTCGTGGTCGAACAGATCAAGCGTCTGGTCGGTCGCGGCTTTCACGAGGTGGTGCTGACCGGGGTCGATCTGACCAGTTGGGGCGCCGATCTGCCCGGCCAGCCGCGGCTGGGCGATCTGGTCATGCGCATCCTGCGCCTGGTTCCGGACCTGCCGCGGCTGCGCATCAGCAGCATCGACAGCATCGAGGCCGATGACAACCTGATGCTGGCCATTGCCAGCGAACCACGGCTGATGCCGCATCTGCACCTGTCGCTGCAGGCGGGCGACGACATGATCCTGAAGCGGATGAAGCGCCGCCACCTGCGTGACGATGCCATCCGCTTTTGCGAGGATGCGCGCAAGCTGCGCCCCGGCATCGTCTTTGGCGCCGACATCATCGCCGGGTTTCCGACCGAAACCGATGCGATGTTCGACAACAGCCTGAAGCTGGTCGAGGATTGCGGCCTGACCTTCCTGCATGTGTTTCCCTTTTCCGCCCGCAAGGGCACCCCGGCGGCGCGGATGCCGCGCGTGCCCGGACCCACGATCAAGGCGCGCGCCGCGCGGCTGCGCGCGGCCGGCGATGCCGCCCTGCTGCGTCATCTGCAGGCGCAGCACGGCCAAAGCCGCATGGTGCTGACCGAAGGTCCGCGCCTGGGCCGCACCGAGCATTTCACCGAAGTCGCCTTTGACCGCGACATGCCCGAGGGCACCCTGCTCGAGGTGACGATCGCGGGCCACGACGGCCAGCGCCTGATCGCCTGA
- a CDS encoding AMP nucleosidase, whose translation MTRENALPIETPERAALEYFDTAPAAVERLIELYQRASTFLLDRFVATLRGGMPQARYRAFYPQLRLTITSHTKTDSRLSFGHVTVPGVYATTITRPDLFRGYLTEQIGLLMKNHGVPVAVGDSDTPMPVHFAVATQSDLNVPQEGVLGYSLRDVFDVPDLNTMNDDIVNGVGLVNPDGSQPLAPFTAQRVDYSLARLAHYTATLPEHFQNFVLFTNYQFYVDEFEAFARRALADPASGYTGFVAPGNQMLERPEDVIATGAKMPQMPAYHLKRADGDGITLVNIGVGPSNAKTATDHIAVLRPHAWLMVGHCAGLRNSQSLGDFVLAHAYLREDHVLDDDLPVWVPIPPLAEVQVALQEAVAEVTQLDGYDLKAIMRTGTVATIDNRNWELRDQSGPVQRLSQSRAVALDMESATIAANGFRFRVPYGTLLCVSDKPLHGELKLPGMATDFYRTQVANHLLIGIRAMEKLRATPLERIHSRKLRSFNETAFL comes from the coding sequence ATGACCCGCGAAAATGCCCTGCCGATCGAGACGCCGGAACGGGCGGCGCTGGAATATTTCGATACCGCCCCGGCGGCGGTCGAGCGGCTGATCGAACTGTATCAGCGCGCCTCGACCTTTCTGCTGGACCGTTTCGTCGCCACGCTGCGCGGTGGCATGCCGCAGGCACGCTATCGCGCCTTCTACCCGCAGTTGCGTCTGACCATCACCAGCCACACCAAGACCGATTCCCGCCTGTCCTTTGGTCATGTGACGGTGCCGGGGGTCTATGCCACCACCATCACCCGACCGGATCTGTTCCGCGGCTATCTGACCGAGCAAATCGGGCTGCTGATGAAAAACCATGGCGTGCCGGTGGCGGTGGGCGACAGCGACACGCCCATGCCGGTGCATTTCGCCGTGGCCACGCAAAGCGATCTGAACGTGCCGCAGGAAGGGGTTCTGGGCTATTCGCTGCGCGATGTCTTTGACGTGCCCGACCTGAACACCATGAACGACGACATCGTGAACGGGGTCGGGCTGGTCAATCCCGACGGCAGCCAACCGCTGGCGCCCTTTACCGCGCAGCGGGTGGATTATTCGCTGGCGCGGCTGGCCCATTACACCGCCACCCTGCCGGAGCATTTCCAGAATTTCGTGCTGTTCACCAACTATCAGTTCTATGTGGACGAGTTCGAGGCCTTTGCCCGCCGCGCCCTGGCCGATCCCGCGTCAGGCTATACCGGCTTTGTCGCGCCCGGAAACCAGATGCTGGAACGCCCCGAGGACGTGATCGCCACCGGCGCCAAGATGCCGCAGATGCCCGCCTATCACCTGAAACGTGCCGATGGCGACGGCATCACGCTGGTCAATATCGGTGTCGGCCCCTCGAACGCCAAGACCGCGACCGACCATATCGCGGTGCTGCGCCCGCATGCCTGGCTGATGGTCGGCCATTGCGCGGGGCTGCGCAACAGCCAGTCCCTGGGCGATTTCGTGCTGGCCCATGCCTATCTGCGCGAGGATCACGTGCTGGACGACGATTTGCCGGTCTGGGTGCCGATCCCGCCCCTGGCCGAGGTGCAGGTCGCCCTGCAAGAGGCGGTGGCCGAGGTGACGCAGCTTGACGGCTATGACCTCAAGGCGATCATGCGCACCGGAACCGTGGCCACGATCGACAACCGCAACTGGGAATTGCGCGACCAGTCCGGGCCGGTGCAGCGCCTGTCGCAATCGCGGGCCGTGGCGCTGGACATGGAAAGCGCCACCATCGCCGCCAACGGCTTTCGCTTCCGCGTGCCTTACGGCACCTTGCTGTGCGTGTCCGACAAGCCGCTGCACGGCGAATTGAAGCTGCCCGGCATGGCCACCGATTTCTATCGCACCCAGGTCGCCAACCACCTGCTGATCGGCATTCGGGCGATGGAAAAGCTGCGCGCCACGCCTCTGGAACGCATCCATTCGCGCAAGCTGCGGTCCTTTAACGAGACCGCCTTTCTTTAA
- a CDS encoding SH3 domain-containing protein — MSDPMLRILLTGLMLAAPLTASAQDFLPSLYDVTVVETWDRLNVRETPSGQGKIIGTLASTAKGIELLDRDASGKWGRVNIGEMSGWVALRFLKPQPAVWKPAELPLTLNCAGTEPFWGLRVVDKGLVFSEPDAGERQLSLRKVMDRGVEGEPTRGIIAGDDKGRLTAFLRPEQCSDGMSDRAHALAVSVILDGQASPSRMLLGCCSIAPRPAQ, encoded by the coding sequence ATGAGCGATCCCATGTTGCGCATCCTGTTGACCGGCCTGATGCTGGCCGCCCCCCTGACCGCATCGGCGCAGGATTTCCTGCCCAGCCTTTACGATGTCACCGTGGTCGAGACCTGGGACCGGCTGAATGTGCGCGAGACCCCCAGCGGCCAGGGCAAGATCATCGGCACGCTGGCCTCGACCGCCAAGGGCATCGAACTGCTGGATCGCGACGCCAGCGGCAAATGGGGTCGGGTCAATATCGGCGAGATGTCGGGCTGGGTGGCGCTGCGTTTTCTGAAGCCGCAGCCGGCGGTGTGGAAACCGGCGGAACTGCCGCTGACGCTGAACTGCGCTGGCACCGAGCCGTTCTGGGGACTGCGCGTCGTCGACAAGGGGCTGGTGTTCAGCGAACCCGACGCCGGCGAACGTCAGCTCAGCCTGCGCAAGGTGATGGATCGCGGCGTCGAGGGCGAGCCAACGCGCGGCATCATCGCCGGCGACGACAAGGGCCGGCTGACGGCCTTTCTGCGTCCCGAACAATGTTCCGACGGCATGTCCGACCGGGCCCATGCCTTGGCGGTCAGCGTGATCCTGGACGGGCAGGCGTCGCCGTCGCGGATGCTGCTGGGCTGCTGCTCGATCGCGCCGCGCCCGGCGCAATAG
- a CDS encoding histone deacetylase family protein: protein MTLLYTHPSAQGHVTPPGHPEQVARLDHVLAALQDLTLERREAPDAADADILRAHPPSHLAMLSQRLPRQGWAMLDADTHMAPGSLTAARHAVGGVCAAVDAVLAGQAANAFVAMRPPGHHAERDRAMGFCLLSSLAIGALRALDHHRLERVAVLDFDVHHGNGTQDVLWNEGRALFASSHQMPLYPGTGAASERGAHDQIVNVPLPAGSDGALARAVWRDICARVRDWQPQLVLISAGFDAHGADPLAGLTWDEGDFAAITRMICDCAAECAAPVVSALEGGYDLAALGRSARAHVEVLKESAA from the coding sequence ATGACGCTGCTCTACACCCATCCTTCGGCGCAGGGCCATGTGACCCCGCCGGGCCATCCCGAACAGGTGGCACGGCTGGACCATGTGCTGGCGGCGCTGCAGGATCTGACGCTGGAACGGCGCGAGGCCCCGGATGCCGCCGACGCCGACATCCTGCGCGCCCATCCGCCCAGCCATCTGGCGATGCTGTCCCAGCGCCTGCCGCGTCAGGGCTGGGCGATGCTGGATGCCGATACCCATATGGCCCCGGGCAGCCTGACCGCGGCGCGCCATGCCGTCGGCGGGGTCTGCGCGGCGGTCGATGCGGTGCTGGCGGGGCAGGCGGCCAATGCCTTTGTCGCCATGCGCCCGCCCGGTCACCACGCCGAACGCGACCGCGCCATGGGGTTCTGTCTGCTGTCGTCGCTGGCGATCGGGGCGTTGCGGGCGCTGGATCACCACCGGCTCGAGCGGGTGGCGGTGCTGGATTTCGACGTGCACCACGGCAACGGCACCCAGGACGTGCTGTGGAACGAAGGCCGGGCGCTGTTTGCATCCAGTCACCAGATGCCGCTTTATCCCGGAACGGGCGCGGCAAGCGAACGCGGGGCGCACGATCAGATCGTGAACGTGCCCCTGCCCGCCGGCAGCGACGGCGCGCTGGCGCGGGCGGTGTGGCGCGACATTTGCGCCCGGGTGCGCGACTGGCAGCCGCAACTGGTGCTGATCTCGGCCGGGTTCGATGCCCATGGCGCCGATCCGCTGGCCGGTCTGACCTGGGACGAGGGCGATTTTGCCGCGATTACCCGCATGATCTGCGACTGTGCGGCGGAATGCGCGGCCCCGGTGGTATCGGCGCTGGAAGGCGGCTATGATCTGGCCGCTCTGGGCCGCTCGGCGCGCGCCCATGTCGAGGTGCTGAAGGAGTCTGCCGCGTGA
- the dxs gene encoding 1-deoxy-D-xylulose-5-phosphate synthase: protein MTHDAHHRPATPVLDRVQLPSDLKALSDRELKQLADELRAETISAVSVTGGHLGAGLGVVELTVALHAVFDAPRDKIIWDVGHQCYPHKILTGRRDRIRTLRMAGGLSGFTKRSESPYDPFGAGHSSTSISAALGFAMARELGGDPGDAIAVIGDGAMSAGMAFEALNNAGHLGKRLFVILNDNEMSIAPPTGALSTYLTRLYTRGPFQELKAAAKGAVSLLPAPMQEGAKRAKEMLKGMTVGGTMFEELGFSYIGPVDGHDLEQLLALLRTVKARADGPVLIHAVTKKGKGYAPAERAADKGHATAKFDVATGTQAKAKSNAPSYTSVFARALLDQAGRDDRIVAVTAAMPDGTGLNLFAERFPRRCFDVGIAEQHAVTFAAGLAAGGMKPFCALYSTFLQRGYDQVVHDVAIQRLPVRFAIDRAGLVGADGATHAGAYDIAFLANLPGMVVMAAADEAELVHMVATAAAHDDGPIAFRYPRGEGTGVDMPERGTPLPIGKGRVICEGKGVAILSLGTRLAEVMRAREALMARGIKPTVVDARFAKPLDRELILRLARSHQALITIEEGAVGGFGSLVAQLLSDEGVFDGGLRFRQMVLPDTFIDHATPEAMYHEARMSAADIEERVLEVLGVARIGERRA, encoded by the coding sequence ATGACCCATGACGCGCATCATCGCCCGGCGACACCGGTTCTGGACCGCGTGCAGCTGCCTTCGGACCTGAAGGCGCTGAGCGACCGCGAACTGAAGCAGCTGGCCGACGAACTGCGGGCCGAGACCATCAGTGCTGTGTCGGTCACCGGAGGCCATCTGGGGGCCGGTCTGGGTGTGGTCGAACTGACCGTGGCGCTGCATGCCGTGTTCGACGCGCCCCGCGACAAGATCATCTGGGATGTCGGCCATCAGTGCTATCCGCACAAGATTCTGACCGGGCGGCGCGACCGCATCCGCACCCTGCGCATGGCCGGCGGGCTTTCGGGCTTCACCAAACGGTCGGAAAGCCCCTATGACCCGTTCGGAGCCGGGCACAGCTCGACCTCGATCAGCGCGGCGCTGGGATTTGCCATGGCGCGCGAACTGGGCGGAGATCCGGGCGACGCCATCGCGGTGATCGGCGATGGCGCCATGAGCGCCGGCATGGCCTTCGAGGCGCTCAACAACGCCGGCCACCTCGGCAAGCGGCTGTTCGTGATCCTGAACGACAACGAAATGTCGATCGCGCCGCCGACCGGGGCGCTGTCGACCTATCTGACCCGGCTTTACACCCGCGGCCCGTTCCAGGAACTGAAGGCCGCCGCCAAGGGGGCGGTCAGCCTGCTGCCGGCCCCGATGCAGGAAGGCGCCAAGCGCGCCAAGGAAATGCTCAAGGGCATGACCGTGGGCGGCACCATGTTCGAGGAGCTTGGCTTTTCCTACATCGGCCCGGTCGATGGCCACGACCTTGAACAATTGCTGGCGCTGCTGCGCACGGTCAAGGCGCGGGCCGACGGGCCGGTGCTGATCCATGCGGTGACGAAAAAGGGCAAGGGCTATGCCCCCGCCGAACGCGCCGCCGACAAGGGCCACGCCACCGCCAAGTTCGACGTGGCGACCGGCACCCAAGCCAAGGCGAAATCGAACGCGCCCAGCTATACCTCGGTCTTTGCGCGGGCCTTGCTCGATCAGGCGGGCCGCGACGACCGCATCGTGGCGGTGACGGCGGCGATGCCCGATGGCACCGGGCTGAACCTGTTTGCCGAACGTTTCCCCCGCCGCTGTTTCGACGTGGGCATCGCCGAACAACATGCGGTGACCTTTGCCGCCGGCCTGGCGGCAGGCGGGATGAAACCGTTCTGTGCGCTTTATTCGACATTCCTGCAGCGCGGCTACGATCAGGTGGTGCATGACGTCGCGATCCAGCGCCTGCCGGTGCGCTTTGCCATCGACCGCGCCGGGTTGGTGGGCGCCGATGGGGCCACCCATGCCGGCGCCTATGACATCGCCTTTCTGGCCAACCTGCCCGGCATGGTGGTGATGGCCGCCGCCGACGAGGCGGAACTGGTGCATATGGTCGCCACCGCCGCCGCCCATGACGACGGCCCGATCGCCTTCCGCTATCCGCGCGGCGAAGGCACCGGCGTCGACATGCCCGAACGCGGCACGCCCTTGCCCATCGGCAAGGGGCGGGTGATCTGCGAAGGCAAGGGGGTCGCGATCCTGTCGCTGGGCACCCGCCTGGCCGAGGTGATGCGCGCGCGCGAGGCGCTGATGGCGCGCGGCATCAAGCCTACCGTGGTCGATGCCCGTTTTGCCAAGCCGCTGGACCGCGAACTGATCCTGCGGCTGGCGCGCAGTCATCAGGCGCTGATCACCATCGAGGAAGGCGCCGTGGGCGGGTTTGGCAGCCTGGTGGCGCAGCTGTTGTCGGACGAGGGCGTGTTCGACGGCGGGTTGCGCTTTCGCCAGATGGTGCTGCCCGACACCTTCATCGACCACGCCACCCCCGAGGCGATGTATCACGAGGCGCGAATGTCCGCCGCCGATATCGAGGAACGGGTGCTCGAGGTTCTGGGCGTGGCCCGCATCGGCGAACGCCGGGCCTGA
- a CDS encoding polyprenyl synthetase family protein, with protein MHERLEQVRAQLQAALDEAMAGLPEGELTDAMRYACIGGKRLRGFLVMESAALFGLADSQSLPVAAAVEALHAYSLVHDDLPAMDDDDLRRGLPTVHVQWSEATAILAGDALQSLAFGLLTDPRIGAPDARLALIRGFSDAVGGRGMVWGQAMDIAAETAVEPLDMAAVKRMQYAKTGALIQFAATAGAIMAEEDTGPLAEYARNLGLAFQIQDDILDVTGDEDEAGKRLHKDDAANKATFVSLLGLEGAREKARKLVRNAENALTPYGEAAGNLRQLARFVIERDA; from the coding sequence ATGCACGAAAGGCTCGAACAGGTCCGGGCGCAGCTGCAGGCGGCGCTGGACGAGGCCATGGCCGGCCTGCCCGAGGGCGAATTGACCGATGCCATGCGCTATGCCTGTATCGGCGGCAAGCGGCTGCGCGGATTTCTGGTGATGGAATCGGCGGCGCTGTTCGGTCTGGCCGACAGCCAGTCGCTGCCCGTCGCCGCCGCGGTCGAGGCGCTGCACGCCTATAGCCTGGTGCATGATGACCTGCCGGCGATGGACGATGACGACCTGCGCCGCGGGCTGCCCACGGTGCATGTGCAATGGTCCGAAGCGACGGCCATTCTTGCCGGTGACGCCCTGCAATCGCTGGCCTTCGGATTGCTGACCGATCCGCGCATCGGTGCACCTGACGCCCGGCTGGCGCTGATCCGCGGTTTTTCCGATGCGGTCGGCGGTCGCGGCATGGTCTGGGGTCAGGCAATGGACATTGCCGCCGAAACCGCAGTGGAACCCCTGGACATGGCAGCCGTCAAGCGTATGCAATATGCCAAGACCGGTGCGCTGATCCAGTTCGCCGCCACCGCCGGCGCCATCATGGCGGAAGAGGATACCGGGCCACTGGCGGAATATGCGCGCAATCTGGGCCTGGCCTTCCAGATCCAGGACGACATCCTGGATGTGACCGGCGACGAGGACGAGGCGGGAAAGCGCCTGCACAAGGATGACGCGGCCAACAAGGCGACCTTCGTGTCGCTGCTGGGCCTTGAAGGCGCGCGCGAAAAGGCGCGCAAACTGGTGCGCAACGCGGAAAATGCCCTGACCCCCTATGGCGAGGCCGCAGGAAACTTGCGACAGCTGGCGCGTTTCGTTATCGAACGCGACGCCTGA
- a CDS encoding SDR family oxidoreductase, producing the protein MRALILGHGYTAGFLTPMLRARGWQVIGTTRSAPRRVAEAGAEPVLWPGDEARLRDEIGRAQVILASAAPGPQGDPVLAAFGADLARARPRWLGYLSTTGVYGDHGGGWVDETTPLTPGTARGRERVAAEAAWRQLAESHDLPLHIFRLAGIYGPGRGPFAKLLAGTARRIVKPGQVFSRIHAEDIAQVLMASIAAPSPGAVYNVCDDDPAPPEAVIAHAAQLLGLPLPPAEDHDQAEMTPMARSFYAESKRVANDRIKRDLGVTLRYPDFRAGLAALARAEGLAP; encoded by the coding sequence ATGAGGGCGCTGATCCTGGGTCATGGCTATACCGCCGGTTTTCTGACGCCGATGCTGCGCGCCCGGGGCTGGCAGGTCATCGGCACCACCCGCAGCGCCCCCCGGCGCGTGGCCGAGGCCGGGGCCGAGCCGGTGCTGTGGCCGGGCGACGAGGCGCGGCTGCGCGACGAGATCGGTCGGGCACAGGTGATTCTGGCCTCGGCCGCGCCGGGGCCACAGGGCGATCCGGTGCTGGCGGCCTTTGGCGCCGATCTGGCGCGGGCGCGGCCGCGTTGGCTGGGCTATCTGTCCACCACCGGGGTATACGGCGATCATGGCGGCGGCTGGGTCGATGAAACCACGCCATTGACCCCCGGCACCGCGCGCGGCCGCGAACGGGTCGCGGCCGAAGCCGCCTGGCGCCAACTGGCCGAAAGTCACGACCTGCCGCTGCACATCTTTCGCCTGGCCGGCATCTATGGCCCCGGCCGCGGCCCCTTTGCCAAGCTGCTGGCCGGCACGGCGCGGCGCATCGTCAAGCCCGGACAGGTGTTTTCCCGCATCCATGCCGAGGACATCGCCCAGGTGCTGATGGCCTCGATCGCGGCGCCCTCGCCCGGCGCGGTCTATAACGTCTGCGACGACGACCCCGCCCCGCCCGAGGCGGTGATCGCGCATGCGGCGCAGCTGCTGGGCCTGCCCCTGCCCCCGGCCGAGGACCACGACCAGGCCGAGATGACGCCGATGGCGCGCAGCTTCTATGCCGAAAGCAAGCGCGTCGCCAATGACCGCATCAAGCGCGACCTGGGCGTGACCCTGCGCTATCCCGATTTCCGCGCCGGGCTGGCGGCGCTGGCCCGGGCCGAGGGGCTGGCACCCTGA
- a CDS encoding exodeoxyribonuclease VII small subunit — protein sequence MTEIRNMSFEEAMKELEATVGRLEHGEATLDESIALYERGAQLRAHCDQLLRAAEERVEKITLAANGQPAGTTPAEGL from the coding sequence GTGACCGAGATCAGGAACATGTCCTTCGAAGAGGCGATGAAGGAACTTGAGGCCACCGTCGGCCGTCTGGAACATGGCGAGGCGACGCTGGACGAATCGATCGCGCTTTACGAACGCGGTGCGCAGTTGCGCGCCCATTGCGACCAGCTGTTGCGCGCGGCCGAAGAGCGGGTGGAAAAGATCACCCTGGCCGCCAATGGCCAGCCGGCCGGCACCACCCCGGCCGAGGGGCTGTGA